A part of Variovorax sp. HW608 genomic DNA contains:
- a CDS encoding molybdopterin molybdotransferase MoeA, whose translation MAETSPRPPLMALDEALSRLLAAASPRLAAESVSTFEADGRVLAQDVVSGLTVPPRDNSSMDGYAVRAADCRAAGAVLRVAQRIPAGTVGTPLAAGTAARIFTGAQIPEGADAVVMQEDTQALPEEGSLGSVRIEIAPAQGQWIRRAGEDVAAGDIVLSKGERLTPAGLGLAASVGLAKLQVSKRPRVALLSTGDELVMPGEVAPEAMKPGSIYNSNRFFMRALLERFGCEVNDLGIVPDRREATIEALREAARHNDLIITTGGVSVGEEDHIKAAVQHLGSLELWSLSMKPGKPFAYGRIGDAHLTGLPGNPVSSFLTFLLLVRPFLLTLQGALRVAVEPVAMRADFDWPRADRRREFLRARRNAAGGLDLFPNQSSGVLTSTVWGDGVIDTPAGQPFKAGDTVQFIPFSSLLA comes from the coding sequence ATGGCTGAAACTTCCCCGCGTCCCCCGCTGATGGCGCTCGACGAAGCGCTGTCCCGGCTGCTTGCCGCGGCCTCGCCCCGGCTCGCAGCTGAAAGCGTCTCTACCTTCGAGGCCGATGGCCGGGTGCTGGCGCAGGACGTGGTCTCGGGCCTCACGGTGCCGCCGCGCGACAACAGCTCGATGGACGGCTACGCGGTTCGCGCCGCCGATTGCAGGGCCGCGGGCGCCGTGCTGCGCGTGGCGCAGCGCATTCCGGCCGGCACCGTCGGCACGCCGCTAGCGGCCGGCACCGCGGCGCGCATCTTCACCGGGGCGCAGATCCCCGAAGGCGCCGATGCGGTGGTGATGCAGGAGGACACGCAGGCCTTGCCGGAAGAAGGCAGCCTGGGCAGCGTGCGCATCGAGATCGCGCCGGCGCAAGGCCAATGGATCCGCCGCGCCGGCGAGGACGTGGCCGCCGGCGACATCGTGCTGTCGAAGGGCGAGCGGCTCACGCCCGCGGGCCTGGGGCTGGCCGCCAGCGTCGGTTTGGCGAAGCTGCAGGTCTCGAAGCGTCCGCGCGTCGCGCTCCTGTCGACCGGCGACGAGCTCGTGATGCCCGGTGAAGTGGCGCCCGAGGCGATGAAGCCGGGCTCCATCTACAACTCCAACCGCTTCTTCATGCGCGCGCTTCTCGAGCGCTTCGGTTGCGAGGTCAACGATCTCGGCATCGTGCCGGACCGCCGCGAGGCCACCATCGAGGCCTTGCGCGAAGCGGCGCGGCACAACGACCTGATCATCACCACGGGTGGTGTCTCGGTCGGCGAGGAAGACCACATCAAGGCCGCCGTGCAGCACCTGGGCAGCCTCGAACTCTGGTCGCTGTCGATGAAGCCCGGCAAGCCATTTGCCTACGGCCGCATCGGGGACGCGCACCTGACAGGGTTGCCGGGCAATCCGGTGTCGAGCTTCCTGACCTTCCTGCTGCTGGTGCGGCCGTTCCTGCTCACGCTGCAGGGCGCCCTGCGCGTCGCGGTCGAGCCGGTGGCGATGCGCGCCGACTTCGACTGGCCGCGCGCGGACCGCCGCCGCGAATTCCTGCGGGCGCGGCGCAACGCGGCGGGTGGGCTGGATCTGTTTCCCAACCAGAGTTCCGGTGTTCTCACATCGACCGTGTGGGGCGACGGGGTCATCGACACGCCGG
- the mobB gene encoding molybdopterin-guanine dinucleotide biosynthesis protein B — MKVIGFAGFSGAGKTTLVERLIPVLKRKGQRVSVVKHAHHKFDIDHPGKDTYRHREAGAFEVVVGSDKRLALIREFEQPTRLDVHDLIAELDPGADWVLVEGFKHSDLLKLEVWRAPAEGDEPRPVRYVEDRFIVGIATNTPQSLPQTTGLPIFDLDDVDGIAEWLLLHAERFEYKVKHHG; from the coding sequence ATGAAAGTCATCGGATTCGCCGGTTTTTCCGGCGCGGGAAAGACGACGCTCGTCGAGCGCTTGATCCCCGTGCTCAAGCGGAAGGGACAGCGCGTTTCGGTGGTCAAGCATGCGCACCACAAGTTCGACATCGACCATCCGGGCAAGGACACCTACCGGCACCGCGAGGCGGGTGCCTTCGAGGTGGTGGTCGGCTCGGACAAGCGCCTGGCGCTGATCCGCGAATTCGAACAGCCGACCCGGCTCGACGTGCACGACCTGATCGCGGAGCTCGATCCCGGCGCCGACTGGGTCCTGGTCGAAGGCTTCAAGCACAGCGACCTGCTGAAGCTCGAGGTGTGGCGCGCGCCGGCCGAAGGCGATGAGCCGCGGCCGGTTCGCTACGTGGAGGACCGCTTCATCGTCGGCATCGCCACCAATACGCCGCAGAGCCTGCCGCAGACCACCGGGCTGCCGATCTTTGACCTCGACGACGTCGATGGCATCGCCGAGTGGCTCCTGCTGCACGCCGAACGATTCGAATACAAGGTGAAGCACCATGGCTGA